In Spinacia oleracea cultivar Varoflay chromosome 5, BTI_SOV_V1, whole genome shotgun sequence, a single window of DNA contains:
- the LOC110797145 gene encoding urease accessory protein D, protein METGLIVVTKVGGKSTVSRCFSKYPIKFIVPNKVGHRNADCVWIYSISYGGGIVSGDSIKCNFTIEDGCTAVLTTQASTKVYKSVGLKGSEQILEAQVGHEALLAVIPDPVTCFSTARYTQKQVFRVQSDSNLLLVDWFTSGRYESGERWNFESYRSANNIFYEDGQPLFLDTTLLEQGPICSISECMQDYQVTAMIIVLGPKLKQLQNQVQENVKNMMSGYFQVKSNIPGYSMRTNSKFFLTKPSFIASCSTFGPKGVGLVIRIAALTTEPVYQFLRHQLACLEPYLGALPYSS, encoded by the exons ATGGAAACAGGGTTAATAGTAGTGACAAAAGTCGGCGGCAAATCCACTGTCTCCCGCTGTTTCTCCAAATATCCCATCAAATTCATTGTACCCAATAag GTGGGTCACCGAAACGCTGATTGTGTGTGGATTTACTCTATTAGCTATGGAGGTGGAATCGTTTCT GGTGACTCTATAAAATGTAACTTCACCATTGAAGATGGGTGCACTGCCGTGTTGACTACACAGGCTTCAACtaag gTATACAAATCCGTGGGATTGAAAGGCTCGGAGCAAATTTTGGAG GCACAAGTTGGACACGAAGCGCTGTTGGCTGTCATTCCTGATCCAGTGACATGTTTTTCCACCGCAAGGTATACTCAAAAGCAAGTATTCAGGGTGCAATCAGACTCAAACTTGTTGTTGGTTGATTGGTTTACAAGTGGACGCTACGAAAGCGGAGAAAGATGGAATTTTGAATCATACAGGAGCGCCAACAATATTTTCTATGAAGACGGCCAGCCTTTGTTTCTCGATACG ACGCTGTTGGAGCAAGGACCCATCTGCAGCATTTCTGAGTGTATGCAGGATTACCAAGTTACAGCAATGATTATAGTATTGGG ACCAAAGTTGAAGCAATTACAGAACCAGGTTCAAGAAAATGTGAAAAATATGATGTCTGGTTATTTTCAAGTCAAGTCCAACATTCCAGGGTATAGCATGAGAACAAATTCTAAGTTTTTCTTAACAAAACCGAGCTTCATTGCATCATGCAGTACTTTTGGCCCCAAG GGTGTTGGTCTTGTCATACGCATAGCTGCTTTAACAACTGAACCTGTGTATCAATTCCTACGCCATCAGCTGGCCTGCTTAGAGCCATATCTTGGGGCCTTGCCGTATTCCTCCTga